The Drosophila bipectinata strain 14024-0381.07 chromosome 2L, DbipHiC1v2, whole genome shotgun sequence genome has a segment encoding these proteins:
- the Cda5 gene encoding mucin-2 isoform X1 codes for MGHSTGRLSILWLLGLCLLLFKAGYTEAQGKRSSRVTSSRGFGTNVKSSSSNGLSFDCPEEFGYYPHPTDCTQYYVCVFGGALLESCTGGLMYSHELQTCDWPRNVGCELVDTSSSAERVPSRSQAQTQTQHVPSRVRFGSAFSSPGAGASKAPTVAPQYHRSPPQVIQAQVQHIPPPPELRVPPNPVVTSRGQPKPLLDSQEDIAKLYAEAQETLPPVEEEESDRQQRVYRGQPSTVSQVQRDRDGIIHQASINAIPQAGKIGSYAFGTAYSESLDEDRTLEDELAHNRLDGADQGRLRKRRDLGDQVTESVTPETKNHSDSNTSSEVVEPEDPTTPPISGETSNSSNNSQEHFDEAAPAVTKPMKYSSKISQPKNLASMEFDYQQVTDDEMELEEEDTETGEDVATGESKRRPRQLRPVGQRSSKWPGQNYRAIDAPPPAQNFQQQQSGFAFGNYNPYLTPPNPASAHTHTQAPFVNHNYNQLSPGYQAYLHQAQQVAPAGPLPQQKAKVVYTGYNLSLPPPPVEDDFRPIAGSYYGSGTSSGPGPASNTPRPQHSGPGDLLPYLIQQLKDLKERRKQLQAENFSYFHLDNQPVTQSSSTALPAAPSTAQAPFSYYSQVDPLKPSQQQVTPNGQYSTMGGFYNNQQVSSYPGKLVSQYSIGTDTEAQRSTTESSYFQYNIVANQKMKGVFSSERPNQIGHSAVKLRPPVTPVHVVSAPNLAFNRHNSLQQVPFRDFSHLPVGISYASNSTMPESYQTFTKSISTTEPPSTTAKSKLTNFQFNVHEFMANLKNSDLASVNPALNPLIKYFKQVSSDGPASGNGSLRNTLVQGPSSTSQVPPTTASSPPTQKPRIRTKPTSPTATPPTTTTRALKGYESFIKGIQKQLSKQTSSTQTSAPTPPPTTPRVTSTTTLESVDYYDEDYEEDEEDILPPSQMPPYMPMSETMAPPRPQMVTESPGKLRPPNFQTGFLEATTTRRPFPNFSQLNQPNVETGVPSFISFPSDIFQELKQRLPQLTETSLRVTTTAPRITRPTPTTLISTTPSSTTRGRFTTRPRSRGQQKWMTSAPEIPGSNKTEIESNSKHSSLGGLQLNSIHTAAGGERHRVESSSPSSLGAPPPPANIFVQPTPQAQPQPQELSRNYYNASIFNHGSGSGGGYQQHQQQQVPQHQQQLQPTPFQQAQVQQAPQQQPPHQQQQAQAPSHPYDSSYYSIYDDDIDLYRDIEYQQQQQQDQRDQQQQQQPPPAAQYQPVVRQQQTQSTYRPIELSATPTPPQKASYGNQPTLVYSTDYDEDVNAQIEQDNVYDQPTRSPPRPEQVAIQRLATPSSAPSSTTPAARPDIRTYYDTLTTPDGSGLSQPDYSYSSSAEYAYGSPEDYDQSEATLTRTKPRSEADDYDLSANVVGPTGKSATAAPTRAKNSKSTPAIDRSPTKSSSFPTTQAVKVTKPTTTTTTTTTTSTTTPPPSTTTPKSSKAHANKPHKPHVPQKSKTKSTTPTPATTTAPQAPRKPSTTTTPPKLNPSTYSSNPFLKSKLQSLAQSLVSLVSPSQSSPQKPTRSPLPATHPSPSSTTQWPLGTDSAGSSQVEQVETVFDESQNVQVHTAEAPSSRSFETSTAPRFLDFINAAAYGTSPRGNLLHSVSEKPVKPAPREALYRPLEGHPSPTTDQPQQRKRIQTYILSDVEPQSFRIPGNERKAPSQEELMESSSTSRPNKHPIQYSLQSGSHGFSLFVEQAENKTTTSTTTTTTTTTTTTTTTPATTPQADTSDDYVEIVPTTYAPPLRIWRNGRPTIQQGFYRPTTSSPITTSDARTPPPAPFVSNTPDSVESSSTLRSTTVPRAQITPSTEKIVGMIPSFTARANFLKDSLNKVTPNPATRFVSPYKSLENLLQEERQHQHNLRTTSRPRYTNAPASPPFLQTTPKPPKSLFLTPTSRNTSQDVLATMASGNARNFSVSDAILSTFSPQRPAPTMLRTTSTTTTSTTTTEPPPPTVPTTTTPTTVSSVVASSPLRVSQLPGRPRGRSRYTVPTSNSLGDVADEPTTYAPKLRLPNGYEPSPYVKRKPHRIRVFREPTAKPQEKYEVYKAALQATDSGYDQLPSKSLKRKPIENEASLPDEPRAEALISHPLEARQQNSLEETVSSTEHVVAITERPTVKFLYSNKYRQQTAERTLAESLQNAGYISRAQKFRSANVLEQLKQFLAGSDSSSTSDESGTSHFVDEYAVPETNAAVDEIKNLYLTTEQSLRSTTLPVAPPRSTAVTSSPKSYSFQSSTAPTSTSTVRTTTAIPELSTPRTPPIAPPAQPAPPNPPTPASATTTVTATPPATFALPTARASRVNNVIKSSIAAVQSGASASPPSPAGFQPQQGLAAGKGKVPKFQFGFDPSIGKHSSSSISNPAAAAAATSASVKCSDSTLNAKCNEIPSRNNNRNRGSAIYTNQDRDVVSTPNRGTHPPRTRPTLKPSGTIVSKAQEFVDIYRNPPSRPDPIYPQPTPDKTAAKCRKDVCLLPDCYCGGKDIPGELPVESIPQIVLLTFDDSVNDLNKQLYTDLFEKGRVNPNGCPITATFYVSHEWTDYSQVQNLYADGHEMASHTVSHSFGEQFSQKKWTREIAGQREILAAYGGVKLSDVRGMRAPFLSVGGNKMYKMLYDSNFTYDSSMPVYENRPPSWPYTLDYKIFHDCMIPPCPTRSYPGVWQVPMVMWQDLNGGRCSMGDACSNPSDAEGVTKMIMKNFERHYTTNRAPFGLFYHAAWFTQPHHKEGFIKFLDAINAMPDVWIVTNWQALQWVRDPTPISRINSFQPFQCDYSDRPKRCNNPKVCNLWHKSGVRYMKTCQPCPDIYPWTGKSGIRSSRIDNEVEEPAP; via the exons GATACACAGAGGCCCAGGGAAAGCGATCCTCCCGTGTCACCAGCTCCCGCGGCTTCGGCACCAACGTGAAATCCTCCAGCTCCAATGGCCTTAGCTTCGACTGCCCCGAGGAGTTCGGCTACTACCCCCATCCCACGGACTGCACCCAGTACTACGTGTGCGTCTTCGGCGGAGCCCTGCTGGAGAGCTGCACCGGCGGACTGATGTACTCGCACGAGCTGCAAACCTGCGACTGGCCCCGTAACGTGGGCTGCGAGCTGGTGGACACTTCCTCCTCTGCGGAGCGTGTTCCGTCCCGCAGCCAGGCCCAGACCCAGACGCAGCACGTCCCCAGTCGAGTCCGCTTCGGCTCAGCCTTCAGCAGCCCTGGCGCCGGTGCATCGAAGGCGCCCACTGTGGCCCCGCAGTACCACAGATCTCCGCCGCAGGTGATCCAGGCCCAGGTTCAGCACATCCCGCCGCCCCCGGAGCTGCGTGTGCCGCCGAATCCGGTGGTCACGTCCCGCGGTCAGCCGAAGCCTCTGCTCGACTCCCAGGAGGACATAGCGAAG CTGTACGCCGAAGCCCAAGAAACCTTGCCGCCCGTCGAAGAGGAGGAGTCTGATCGACAGCAGCGCGTGTACCGCGGACAGCCCAGTACCGTCAGTCAGGTGCAGCGAGACCGCGATGGAATCATTCACCAGGCAAGCATCAATGCCATCCCCCAGGCCGGGAAAATCGGATCGTACGCCTTCGGAACGGCCTACAG CGAAAGCTTGGACGAAGACAGGACACTCGAAGACGAACTGGCACACAACCGACTCGATGGTGCAGACCAGGGTCGCCTGCGCAAGCGCCGCGATCTGGGCGACCAAGTCACCGAGAGTGTGACGCCCGAAACCAAAAATCACAGCGACTCCAACACATCCAGCGAAGTCGTAGAACCCGAAGACCCTACCACGCCACCGATCAGtggggaaacctccaacaGCTCCAACAACTCTCAGGAACACTTTGACGAGGCGGCTCCAGCCGTGACGAAGCCCATGAAGTATTCCTCGAAGATCAGCCAGCCCAAGAACCTGGCTTCTATGGAGTTCGACTACCAGCAGGTCACCGATGACGAGatggagctggaggaggaggacacagAGACTGGGGAGGACGTGGCGACCGGCGAGTCCAAGCGACGACCCCGCCAGCTGCGACCCGTGGGGCAGCGCTCCTCCAAGTGGCCGGGGCAGAACTACCGTGCCATTGACGCTCCCCCGCCAGCCCAGAACTttcagcagcaacagtcgGGATTCGCGTTTGGAAACTACAACCCCTACCTGACGCCGCCGAATCCCGCTAgcgcccacacacacacccaggcACCCTTTGTGAACCACAACTACAACCAGCTCAGCCCAGGCTATCAGGCGTATCTCCACCAGGCACAGCAAGTAGCCCCCGCCGGACCGCTGCCCCAGCAGAAGGCAAAGGTCGTCTACACGGGCTACAACCTCTCACTTCCCCCGCCGCCGGTGGAGGATGACTTCCGGCCCATTGCCGGAAGCTACTATGGATCGGGCACCTCGTCAGGACCAGGGCCTGCTTCCAACACTCCCCGGCCGCAGCACTCGGGTCCAGGTGACCTGCTTCCCTACCTCATCCAGCAGCTGAAGGATTTGAAGGAGAGGCGCAAGCAGTTGCAAGCGGAGAACTTCTCCTACTTCCACCTGGATAATCAGCCGGTTACCCAGTCATCCTCCACGGCTCTTCCGGCTGCTCCCTCCACGGCGCAAGCTCCGTTTTCGTACTACTCCCAGGTGGATCCTTTGAAGCCGTCCCAGCAGCAGGTCACTCCCAACGGCCAGTACAGCACAATGGGCGGGTTCTACAACAACCAACAGGTCTCGAGCTATCCGGGAAAGCTGGTCTCTCAGTACAGCATAGGAACAGACACCGAGGCGCAGAGGAGCACGACGGAGAGCAGCTACTTCCAGTACAACATCGTGGCAAACCAGAAGATGAAGGGCGTCTTTAGCTCGGAGCGTCCCAACCAAATAGGGCATTCGGCCGTCAAGCTGCGGCCGCCCGTGACCCCCGTGCACGTAGTCTCCGCCCCAAATCTCGCCTTCAACAGGCACAACAGCCTGCAGCAGGTGCCCTTCCGGGACTTCTCGCACCTGCCGGTGGGTATTAGCTACGCCAGCAACAGTACCATGCCGGAATCCTACCAGACATTCACCAAGTCGATCAGCACCACGGAGCCGCCCAGCACTACTGCCAAGTCTAAGCTCACCAACTTCCAGTTCAACGTGCACGAGTTCATGGCCAATCTCAAAAACAGCGACCTGGCCAGCGTCAATCCGGCGCTGAATCCCCTCATTAAGTACTTCAAACAGGTCAGCAGTGATGGCCCTGCAAGTGGAAACGGAAGTCTGCGCAACACCCTAGTCCAGGGCCCCAGCTCCACCAGTCAGGTTCCTCCGACGACGGCCAGTTCGCCGCCCACGCAAAAGCCTCGGATAAGGACCAAACCGACCTCGCCCACTGCGACTCCTCCGACAACCACGACGAGGGCCCTCAAGGGCTACGAGAGCTTCATCAAGGGCATTCAAAAGCAGCTCAGCAAGCAGACCAGCTCCACCCAGACTTCTGCTCCGACCCCGCCGCCGACTACTCCGCGAGTGACGTCCACAACGACCCTCGAGAGCGTGGACTACTACGATGAAGACTacgaggaggacgaggaggacaTTTTGCCGCCCTCGCAAATGCCGCCATACATGCCCATGTCGGAGACCATGGCCCCGCCACGGCCTCAAATGGTCACAGAGTCGCCGGGCAAGCTGCGCCCTCCCAACTTTCAAACAGGCTTCCTGGAAGCCACCACCACTCGTCGTCCATTCCCAAACTTCTCGCAACTGAACCAGCCAAACGTGGAGACCGGAGTGCCCTCTTTCATCAGCTTCCCCAGCGACATATTCCAGGAGCTGAAGCAGCGGCTACCCCAGCTCACAGAGACTAGTCTGCGGGTCACAACCACCGCTCCACGCATCACGCGTCCCACGCCCACTACTCTCATCTCAACCACTCCAAGCAGCACCACTCGAGGGCGGTTCACCACACGGCCCCGCTCCAGAGGGCAACAGAAGTGGATGACGTCGGCGCCGGAGATCCCCGGCAGCAACAAGACTGAAATCGAATCGAACAGCAAACACAGCAGCCTAGGCGGCCTGCAGCTGAACTCCATCCACACCGCAGCCGGTGGGGAGCGACACAG AGTCGAGTCATCCTCACCGTCATCGCTGGGGGCGCCGCCACCACCCGCTAACATCTTTGTACAGCCCACGCCTCAGgcacagccacagccacaaGAACTCAGTCGTAACTACTACAATGCATCCATATTTAACCATGGGAGCGGGAGCGGGGGTGGCTaccagcagcatcagcagcagcaggttcCGCAGCATCAACAACAGCTACAACCGACACCATTCCAACAAGCTCAAGTGCAACAAGCGCCACAACAGCAGCCAccacatcagcagcagcaggcgcaAGCCCCATCACATCCCTATGACTCATCCTATTATTCTATTTACGACGACGATATCGATTTATACAGGGACATAGagtaccagcagcagcagcagcaggatcaGCGggatcagcagcaacagcagcagcctcCGCCTGCCGCGCAGTACCAGCCGGTCGTGCGCCAGCAGCAGACTCAGTCCACCTACCGACCAATCGAGCTGTCTGCCACGCCCACCCCACCCCAGAAGGCATCTTACGGTAACCAGCCCACCCTGGTTTACAGCACGGACTACGATGAGGACGTCAATGCTCAG ATCGAGCAGGATAACGTTTACGATCAACCGACCCGATCGCCTCCGAG GCCGGAGCAAGTGGCTATCCAACGGCTTGCCACGCCCTCGAGCGCCCCCTCCTCGACCACTCCAGCTGCCCGCCCGGATATCCGGACCTACTATGACACGCTGACCACCCCAGATGGCTCTGGCTTGAGTCAGCCCGACTACAGCTACTCCAGTTCGGCGGAGTACGCCTACGGCTCGCCGGAGGACTATGACCAGAGCGAGGCCACTCTGACGCGAACGAAGCCCCGCTCCGAGGCGGACGACTACGACCTCTCCGCCAATGTGGTTGGCCCAACCGGAAAGAGTGCCACTGCCGCCCCGACTCGGGCCAAGAACTCGAAGTCCACTCCTGCCATCGACAGGAGCCCCACGAAGAGTTCCTCCTTTCCCACGACACAAGCCGTAAAGGTTACAAAGCccacaaccaccaccaccaccacaacaactACAAGTACAaccacaccaccaccatcaaCGACAACTCCAAAAAG CTCGAAAGCGCATGCAAATAAACCCCACAAGCCACACGTTCCCCAAAAGTCAAAGACCAAGTCCACCACACCCACACCCGCCACCACCACAGCCCCACAGGCTCCCCGAAAGCCGTCCACCACGACAACACCCCCCAAACTCAATCCCTCCACTTACAGCTCCAACCCCTTTCTCAAGTCAAAGCTTCAGAGCCTGGCCCAGTCGCTGGTCAGCCTAGTTTCCCCCAGTCAGTCGTCTCCACAAAAACCGACCCGATCCCCTCTCCCAGCCACCCATCCTTCACCTTCCTCGACCACCCAATGGCCCCTAGGGACCGATAGCGCGGGCAGCAGCCAAGTGGAGCAGGTCGAGACCGTCTTTGACGAGAGTCAGAACGTCCAGGTCCACACAGCCGAGGCGCCCAGCAGCCGCTCCTTCGAAACGAGCACTGCGCCGAGGTTCCTGGACTTTATCAATGCCGCCGCCTACGGCACCAGCCCGCGGGGCAATCTGTTGCATTCGGTGTCGGAGAAGCCCGTTAAGCCAGCCCCTAGGGAAGCTCTCTACCGGCCCCTCGAAGGACATCCCTCTCCGACAACGGACCAGCCGCAACAGCGAAAGCGCATTCAAACCTATATTTTGTCCGATGTAGAGCCTCAGAGCTTCAGGATTCCCGGAAACGAGAGAAAAGCGCCTTCTCAGGAGGAACTCATGGAGAGCTCCAGTACGTCTCGACCTAATAAGCATCCCATCCAGTACAGCCTGCAGAGTGGATCGCACGGATTCAGTTTGTTTGTGGAGCAGGCTGAGAATAAAACCACAACCTCAACTactacaacaaccacaaccacGACAACGACTACTACAACCACGCCCGCCACCACACCTCAAGCAGATACCTCCGATGATTACGTGGAAATAGTACCCACCACATATGCCCCTCCTCTCCGCATTTGGCGCAACGGAAGACCCACTATTCAACAGGGATTCTACAGGCCGACCACTTCGAGTCCAATAACCACGTCTGATGCAAGGACGCCACCTCCAGCACCATTCGTCTCGAACACCCCGGACAGCGTGGAGTCCAGCAGCACCCTGAGGTCAACAACAGTGCCCAGGGCTCAGATTACCCCCAGCACCGAGAAGATCGTTGGCATGATTCCCAGCTTCACAGCCCGCGCCAACTTCCTGAAGGACAGTCTCAACAAAGTGACTCCCAACCCGGCAACGCGTTTCGTTTCGCCGTACAAGAGCCTGGAGAACCTGCTCCAGGAGGAGCGCCAGCACCAGCACAACCTGCGAACAACCTCGAGGCCCAGATACACGAACGCCCCCGCCTCGCCACCCTTCCTGCAGACGACGCCGAAGCCACCGAAGAGTCTGTTCCTCACCCCGACGTCGAGAAACACCAGCCAGGATGTCCTGGCCACCATGGCTTCTGGCAATGCCCGAAACTTCAGTGTCAGCGACGCCATTCTTAGCACGTTTAGCCCGCAAAGACCGGCACCCACCATGCTCCGGACAACGAGTACCACCACCACGAGCACTACCACCACGGAGCCTCCTCCGCCAACGGTGCCAACAACCACGACCCCAACCACCGTTTCCTCTGTTGTTGCTTCTTCGCCCCTTCGCGTCTCTCAGTTGCCAGGACGGCCCCGCGGCCGCTCCCGATACACAGTGCCCACTTCGAACAGCCTCGGCGATGTGGCGGACGAACCCACGACCTACGCCCCCAAGTTGAGGCTGCCCAACGGCTATGAGCCGAGCCCTTACGTAAAACGAAAGCCACATCGCATCCGAGTGTTCCGAGAGCCCACAGCTAAGCCGCAGGAGAAGTACGAGGTCTACAAGGCTGCCCTCCAGGCCACGGACTCCGGCTACGACCAACTTCCGTCAAAGTCGCTGAAGCGTAAACCCATCGAGAACGAGGCCAGCCTGCCGGACGAGCCACGGGCCGAGGCCCTGATCAGCCACCCGCTGGAAGCCAGGCAGCAGAACAGCCTTGAAGAAACGGTCAGCTCCACGGAGCACGTGGTGGCCATAACGGAGCGGCCGACGGTAAAGTTTCTCTACTCGAACAAGTACCGCCAGCAGACCGCGGAGCGCACGCTGGCGGAGAGTCTGCAAAATGCAGGATACATTTCCAGGGCACAGAAGTTCCGATCGGCCAATGTGCTGGAGCAACTGAAGCAGTTCCTGGCCGGCAGCGACAGCTCCAGCACCAGCGACGAGAGCGGCACGTCCCACTTCGTGGACGAGTACGCGGTGCCGGAAACAAACGCTGCCGTGGATGAGATCAAGAACCTGTATCTGACCACGGAGCAGTCGCTGCGCTCCACCACCCTGCCCGTCGCGCCCCCTCGATCCACCGCCGTCACAAGCTCGCCAAAAAGCTACTCCTTCCAGTCCTCCACCGCTCCCACCTCCACCAGCACTGTACGAACCACGACAGCCATCCCTGAACTTAGTACGCCCAGAACACCTCCGATAGCCCCTCCAGCTCAGCCAGCTCCCCCGAATCCGCCCACCCCCGCCTCAGCCACCACCACCGTCACTGCCACACCCCCCGCCACGTTTGCACTGCCCACTGCCCGCGCTTCGAGGGTGAACAATGTCATTAAGTCGTCGATCGCCGCGGTCCAATCCGGCGCGAGCGCTAGCCCCCCCTCCCCGGCGGGCTTCCAGCCGCAGCAGGGGCTGGCGGCGGGTAAAGGGAAGGTGCCCAAGTTCCAATTTGGCTTCGACCCCAGCATTGGCAAGCACTCGTCGAGCAGCATCAGCAATCCTGCCGCAGCCGCAGCCGCAACCTCCGCCTCAGTGAAGTGCTCAGATAGCACACTGAACGCCAAGTGCAACGAGATCCCGTCAAG AAACAACAATAGAAACCGGGGCAGTGCCATTTACACCAACCAGGACCGGGATGTCGTCTCGACCCCGAACCGTGGCACTCATCCGCC ACGCACCCGGCCCACGTTGAAGCCCTCTGGAACCATCGTCTCAAAGGCCCAGGAGTTCGTGGACATCTACCGCAACCCGCCCTCCCGACCGGACCCCATCTACCCGCAGCCCACACCCGACAAGACGGCGGCCAAGTGCCGCAAGGATGTGTGCCTGCTGCCCGACTGCTACTGCGGTGGCAAGGACATTCCAG GCGAACTGCCCGTTGAAAGCATCCCCCAAATCGTCCTCCTGACCTTCGACGACTCCGTGAACGATCTGAACAAGCAGTTGTACACGGATCTGTTCGAGAAGGGCCGCGTCAACCCCAACGGCTGTCCGATCACGGCCACCTTCTACGTGTCCCACGAGTGGACCGACTACAGCCAGGTGCAGAACCTCTACGCCGATGGACACGAGATGGCCTCCCACACAGTTTC TCACAGCTTCGGAGAGCAGTTCTCCCAGAAGAAATGGACTCGGGAAATCGCCGGACAGCGGGAGATCCTGGCTGCCTACGGCGGGGTGAAGCTGTCGGATGTGCGCGGTATGCGAGCGCCCTTCCTCTCGGTGGGCGGTAACAAGATGTACAAGATGCTGTACGACTCCAACTTCACCTACGACTCCTCCATGCCGGTCTACGAGAATCGGCCGCCCTCTTGGCCCTACACCCTGGACTATAAGATCTTCCACGACTGCATGATTCCGCCCTGCCCAACCCGATCATACCCAGGGGTCTGGCAGGTTCCAATGGTCATGTGGCAGGACCTCAACGGAGGCCGCTGTTCTATGGGCGACGCCTGCTCGAACCCCAGCGATGCGGAGGGCGTGACCAAAATGATCATGAAGAACTTTGAACGGCACTACACCACCAACAG GGCACCCTTCGGGCTTTTCTACCACGCTGCCTGGTTCACGCAGCCGCACCACAAGGAGGGCTTCATCAAGTTCCTCGACGCCATCAACGCCATGCCAGACGTgtggatcgtgaccaactggCAGGCCTTGCAGTGGGTGCGCGATCCCACGCCCATCTCGCGCATCAACTCCTTCCAGCCCTTCCAATGCGACTACTCG GACCGGCCCAAGCGCTGCAACAACCCGAAGGTGTGCAACCTGTGGCACAAGTCCGGCGTCCGCTACATGAAGACGTGTCAGCCCTGCCCCGACATCTACCCCTGGACCGGCAAATCAGGCATCCGGTCGTCGCGCATCGACAACGAGGTGGAGGAGCCCGCTCCGTAG